One segment of Pseudobythopirellula maris DNA contains the following:
- the egtD gene encoding L-histidine N(alpha)-methyltransferase, producing the protein MAEASSGAAQIGFSPAAGVFYEEVEQGLRSSPRTLPCKYFYDAQGSQLFDAICELPEYYVTRTELEIMRRHAGEMAERIGPGVMLIEYGSGSSVKTRLLLSQLDRPAAYVPVDISGDHLLSTSERLRVSYPQIEILPVCADFTESFALPRPSTRPTHNAVYFPGSTIGNFHPAAASRMLRTIVELCGCGGGLLIGVDLQKDPAVLMRAYDDSQGVTAAFNQNLLRRINRELDANFELDAFEHQSYYDTESHRIEMRLVSRCDQAVTIGGEEFGFDRGESIRTECSYKHTVEGFAQLASEAGLALRESWTDDDERFAVLHLVVAD; encoded by the coding sequence ATGGCCGAAGCCTCCAGCGGTGCTGCACAGATTGGCTTCTCTCCCGCCGCCGGGGTGTTCTACGAAGAGGTTGAACAGGGGCTGCGGTCGTCGCCGCGCACACTGCCTTGCAAGTATTTTTACGACGCCCAAGGCTCGCAGCTATTCGATGCAATCTGCGAGCTGCCCGAGTATTACGTCACTCGCACCGAGTTGGAGATCATGCGGCGTCACGCCGGCGAGATGGCCGAGCGGATCGGGCCGGGCGTGATGCTCATCGAGTACGGCAGCGGCAGCAGCGTGAAAACCCGTTTGTTGCTCAGCCAGCTCGATCGCCCTGCTGCCTACGTGCCCGTCGACATTTCAGGCGATCACCTGCTTTCGACGTCCGAGCGGCTGCGCGTAAGTTACCCACAAATCGAGATATTGCCGGTCTGCGCCGACTTCACGGAGTCGTTCGCCCTGCCCCGGCCCTCGACGCGGCCGACGCACAATGCGGTTTACTTTCCGGGTTCCACAATCGGCAACTTCCATCCGGCGGCGGCCAGCCGGATGCTCCGCACGATCGTCGAACTTTGCGGCTGTGGGGGCGGATTGCTCATCGGCGTCGACTTGCAGAAAGACCCCGCGGTTTTGATGCGGGCGTACGACGACTCGCAAGGAGTGACCGCCGCCTTCAATCAGAACCTGCTCCGCCGGATCAACCGTGAGCTCGACGCGAACTTCGAGCTCGACGCTTTCGAGCACCAATCTTACTACGACACCGAATCGCACCGCATCGAGATGCGGCTGGTGAGCCGCTGCGACCAGGCCGTGACGATCGGCGGCGAGGAGTTCGGCTTCGACCGCGGCGAGTCGATCCGCACCGAGTGCTCTTACAAGCACACCGTGGAGGGCTTCGCCCAACTCGCCAGCGAAGCAGGGCTCGCGCTCCGCGAGAGCTGGACCGACGACGACGAGCGTTTCGCCGTGTTGCACTTGGTTGTCGCCGATTGA
- the egtB gene encoding ergothioneine biosynthesis protein EgtB produces MSVLQTSAPAQLTLAERYRAVRGFSEQLAAPLSAEDCAMQSAPDASPTKWHLAHTTWFFETFVLGERQGYEPFCPAYRYLYNSYYNAVGNQFPRPQRGLLSRPSLAEVEAYRSHVDAEMNELFDSGAFGCDEEAQAARVIEIGLQHEQQHQELILTDIQHALSINPLQPVYREGDFLASGPAPAPRWVAFDEGVRTIGHVPAAEGAGFAFDNESPRHRVFLEPFELCDRLVTCGEYLEFIEDGGYRRPELWLSLGWAAVQEHAWRAPAYWRRSDEEWRRFTLAGERRLDPHQPVACLSYFEADAYARWAGARLPTEAEWEVAASAQTTGAPTGRFVDGAWQAGEAICPRRQDGVTTPLRECFGEVWQWTSSSYSPYPGYTAPDGALGEYNGKFMCNQYVLRGASCATSSSHARLSYRNFFAPEARWQFSGLRLAR; encoded by the coding sequence ATGTCGGTTCTTCAGACCAGCGCCCCCGCCCAGTTGACGCTCGCCGAACGCTACCGCGCGGTCCGTGGCTTCAGCGAACAGCTTGCGGCCCCGTTGTCGGCGGAAGATTGCGCGATGCAATCGGCGCCCGACGCGAGCCCCACCAAGTGGCACTTGGCACACACGACATGGTTCTTCGAAACGTTCGTCCTCGGCGAGCGGCAGGGCTACGAGCCCTTTTGTCCCGCGTACCGCTACCTCTATAACTCGTACTACAACGCGGTCGGCAATCAGTTCCCGCGTCCGCAGCGTGGGCTGCTGTCGAGGCCGTCGCTCGCCGAGGTCGAGGCGTACCGCTCGCACGTCGACGCCGAGATGAACGAGCTCTTCGACTCGGGCGCCTTCGGCTGCGACGAAGAGGCGCAGGCCGCCCGCGTGATCGAGATCGGCTTGCAGCACGAGCAGCAGCACCAGGAGCTGATCCTCACTGACATCCAGCACGCTCTGTCGATCAACCCGCTTCAACCAGTTTATCGGGAGGGCGATTTCCTCGCGTCTGGACCGGCGCCGGCGCCGCGGTGGGTTGCTTTTGACGAGGGTGTGCGAACGATCGGGCACGTCCCCGCCGCCGAGGGCGCCGGCTTTGCCTTCGACAACGAGTCGCCGCGCCACCGGGTCTTCTTGGAGCCGTTCGAGCTGTGCGACCGGCTCGTGACTTGCGGCGAGTACCTCGAGTTTATCGAGGACGGCGGCTACCGGCGGCCCGAGCTCTGGCTGTCGCTCGGCTGGGCCGCCGTGCAAGAACACGCCTGGCGGGCGCCGGCCTACTGGCGCCGAAGCGACGAAGAGTGGCGTCGTTTCACGCTCGCCGGAGAGCGCCGGCTGGACCCGCACCAACCGGTCGCCTGCCTCAGCTACTTCGAGGCGGACGCCTACGCCCGCTGGGCCGGCGCCCGGCTACCGACCGAGGCCGAATGGGAGGTCGCCGCTAGCGCACAGACGACGGGCGCGCCCACGGGTCGGTTTGTCGACGGCGCCTGGCAGGCCGGCGAGGCGATTTGCCCACGCCGCCAAGACGGCGTCACGACCCCGCTGCGTGAGTGCTTCGGCGAGGTGTGGCAATGGACCTCAAGCTCGTACTCGCCCTATCCCGGCTACACGGCTCCCGACGGCGCCCTGGGCGAGTACAACGGCAAGTTCATGTGCAACCAGTACGTGCTGCGCGGCGCCTCGTGCGCCACATCGTCGTCGCACGCGCGGCTCAGCTACCGCAACTTCTTCGCCCCCGAGGCACGCTGGCAGTTCAGCGGCTTGCGCCTCGCCAGGTAG
- a CDS encoding esterase-like activity of phytase family protein, which yields MIRSIRTAVAVGVLLLAATPAHATTWSIVDRGAVVLDTNLVPNVAEMSGVTYLGVEGNLLRFAAVQDSGGRVVNFDVSATAGGTINAATAVSSVTLANSLDFEGVAALGDGLALFSEETTPGVRAYDLSSGAAAGVVDMPAVYSHRRSNKGLESLALSRDGHTLWTGNEEALTIDGPLASGSAGTTVRLQRFAGGGVDWAAAEQYAYQVEPIHAIGFGATPRRGLSDLMALPDGSLLTLERSFAGLASPVYVSGMFLVDFEGATDISDAVYDSGLTGEIYTPVGKTSLYSKPAGSSVGQNLEGITLGPRLANGSWLVMGVVDDSGGDDPVSDNTVIAFELAPPKPSLPGDYDGDGEVDLADLAAWRGSFGLTMPAGNEHGGAGADGNANGVVDAADFTVWRDNYAPPAATTVPEPAGVVVVLLAAISVATTWRGASR from the coding sequence ATGATCCGATCGATTCGCACCGCTGTCGCTGTAGGCGTCTTGCTCCTGGCGGCCACGCCAGCGCACGCTACCACTTGGTCGATCGTCGATCGCGGGGCGGTCGTGTTGGACACGAACCTCGTGCCCAACGTCGCCGAGATGAGCGGCGTGACGTATCTCGGCGTGGAGGGGAATCTGCTGCGGTTCGCGGCGGTGCAAGACTCCGGGGGCCGCGTGGTCAATTTCGATGTCTCGGCGACGGCCGGCGGGACGATCAACGCGGCCACCGCGGTCTCGAGCGTCACGCTGGCCAATTCACTCGACTTCGAGGGCGTCGCCGCCCTCGGCGATGGCCTGGCGCTCTTCAGCGAAGAGACCACGCCCGGCGTGCGGGCTTACGACCTATCGAGCGGCGCCGCGGCCGGCGTGGTCGACATGCCGGCGGTTTATTCGCACCGGCGTTCGAACAAAGGGCTGGAGTCGCTCGCCTTGTCGCGCGACGGTCACACGCTGTGGACCGGCAACGAGGAAGCGCTGACGATCGACGGGCCGCTGGCGAGCGGCTCGGCCGGCACAACGGTCCGCTTGCAGCGATTCGCCGGCGGCGGCGTCGACTGGGCGGCCGCCGAGCAGTACGCCTACCAGGTCGAACCGATCCACGCGATCGGCTTCGGCGCCACCCCGCGGCGGGGGCTGTCGGACTTGATGGCTTTGCCAGACGGCTCGCTGCTGACGCTAGAACGCTCGTTCGCCGGTTTGGCTTCGCCCGTCTATGTCAGCGGCATGTTCCTCGTCGACTTCGAGGGGGCGACCGACATCTCGGACGCGGTCTACGATTCCGGCCTCACTGGCGAGATTTACACGCCGGTCGGCAAGACCAGCCTCTACAGCAAGCCGGCGGGGTCGTCGGTGGGGCAGAATTTGGAAGGGATCACGCTCGGCCCGCGACTTGCAAACGGCTCTTGGTTGGTCATGGGTGTCGTCGATGATTCGGGGGGGGATGACCCCGTGAGCGACAACACGGTCATCGCCTTCGAACTCGCGCCGCCCAAGCCCAGCCTGCCGGGCGACTACGACGGCGACGGCGAGGTCGACCTCGCCGACTTGGCCGCCTGGCGGGGCAGCTTCGGGCTCACCATGCCCGCCGGCAACGAGCATGGCGGCGCGGGGGCCGACGGCAACGCGAACGGCGTGGTCGACGCCGCCGATTTCACTGTCTGGCGAGACAACTACGCACCGCCGGCCGCGACGACGGTCCCCGAACCCGCGGGCGTAGTTGTAGTGCTGCTCGCCGCGATCTCGGTCGCGACTACCTGGCGAGGCGCAAGCCGCTGA